In Spodoptera frugiperda isolate SF20-4 chromosome 31, AGI-APGP_CSIRO_Sfru_2.0, whole genome shotgun sequence, the genomic window GACGTCGCCTGCACTAACGAGCAACTAGTATTAACTAGCACACAATATAAACAATGTCCAGTGACGAATACAATAACACAATCGTTCTATAATTAGGAAAAATGCGTATATTACTCACATCGATATGGCGATGTTCCGGCTGTCTAGCTCAGAAGAAGTCATAATAATAGTCCAGATTAATTCACTTTTGTATCTGCCACTAGCGAGCTATCATTAACAGCTGCGTTTTTTGCTTTCATCATCCAAATAATGGATTTTttgcacaaaaatataaaattgatctCTTTCTTTAGCTCTAGTCAATGACAACTGGACGCGGTATTGcaagactaataaaataaaataacaactgCGATACAATCAATCCAGTACAATTATTGATCAAGGATCAAACTTGGCATCCTTAGAAAATTATACTTCGCCTCCACTAAGTAAGAGTTAAAAGTGTGTATTGTCTGGATAAAAATTGTAATCGTTTATctcaaaagaaacaaaacaaaaagaagtaAACAAACTGTAATAGTCCCAATTCTCTATGCTACGTATAGTCCATGGACTCTATGGTCAGCAAGAGAGCTGTCAGAATCTGTCAGTTTAATGTGACATTTCTGAAGGCACGGTAGTGACGGCTGTCATAATTCACATTAACAACACGtgagattattttgaaattacgTGATGTTTAATTGCAATTAATTTCAAGTTTTAATATGGCAGACGAAAATGTATTTGATAAAAAGAAGTCGCACCGAGCTAAGCAAGCCGGACGCAAAgcagagaagaagaaaaataagaacaaaGTTGATCAATCTAACCTAAGTGCTCGACAGAGAAATCCTAAAGCATTTGCTATCCAGTCGGCTGTGAGAGCCGAGAGACAGTTCCGCAGACGAGAAGATGTTATTGCGAAGAAGCAACATATTCCCCAGGTGGACAAAACTCCGTTGGAGCCTCCGCCCATCGTCGTGGCGATTGTTGGACCACCTCGAGTCGGTAAAACAACACTCATCAATAACTTGATAAAGAGCTTTATAAAAACCAATGTGACGAACACGAACGGTCCTATAACGATTGTCACGTCGAAGAAGCGCCGCATCACGCTCATAGAATGTAATAACGACGTCAATTCCATGATCGACATCGCGAAATGTGCTGATTTAGTGTTGTTGCTGTGCGACGCCAGCTTCGGGTTCGAGATGGAGATATTTGAGTTCCTCAACATCTGCCAGGTGCATGGTATGCCTAAAATTATGGGTGTGCTTACTCATCTTGATATGATAAAGAATGCTAAGACATTGAAGACTACAAAGAAAACACTGAAACATAGGTTTTGGACTGAAGTGTACCCTGGAGCCAAGTTGTTCTACCTGTCTGGTATTATACACGGGGAGTACTTGAGGAATGAGATAAAGAATTTGTCCAGATTCATCTCTGTGATGAAATTTAGACCTCTGAGCTGGAGGATGACCCATGCCTATGTGCTGGCTGACCGGCTGGAAGACATCACTAGTCAGGAGTTGATCAGGAAGGATGCCAAGGTGAACAGGGATGTTGTGCTGTATGGCTATGTGAGAGGAGTACCACTCATGAAAGAGTCTTCTGTCCATATTGCAGGTAAATAtaacatactaatattattttaatttacatatttttctttagttCTACTATCTGATATGCACATTAGTTTCACTTAGTACTGCCTACTACagattcaattttataattcacCATTTTCTACCATGTCTTCCCGTGGGGTAGTGTCCTATAACCCAAGTCAGcctataccctgtctgtataccaagtttcatctaAAATCCATTCAGAAACatccaaactaacaaactttcacatttataatattagtgtgataatatCTACTGTATCTAGTAGATCTTAGGATGTTCATCTTTAAGGCAATGCTTTATTCATAacacatttgtttttaattattccaGGTGTTGGTGACATGAAAATCAGTGAGTTGTCCTACCTGCCAGACCCTTGTCCTCTCCCCAGCAGTGAGAAGAAGCGACATCTCATGGAGCGAGAGAGACAGATCTATGCACCTTTCTCCGGTGTTGGAGGTATTGTGTATGACAAAGATGCAGTTTACATAGAGCTACAAGGTTCTCACTCACACAAGAAGGAAGATGAAGAAACTAACGAGAAGAAAGCTCTACTCAAGAATGTTGTAGAAACTAAAGAGACTGTTGATGAACAGATGCAAGAGTCAGGGTTCCAACTGTTCAGTGGAGGTGCAGTCATCTACCCAGACATGGTCAAAGATGAtgaatatttacaacaaaacaaaaaagcagAGTCAGATTCCTCTGATTCAGAAGATGAGGGTAATGACAGCGACGATGACAGTGGAATTGAtgaaaagaaagagaaaaagaatAAGCTCCCATGGGATAATGATAATTCGGAAGCAGGCTCTGATGATGAAGGGGATGATAATGACGATGATGAAGAAATGAGTGTTGATGGAGATGATAAAGATAAAGGCGACATGAGTGATGATGGCAGTGATTCCGATGAGGAGCCTCAGACTGATTTCGGAATGAAATGGAAAGAAAAGTTAGGAGAGAAAGCCACAGAAGCTTATCTAGAGCGACAAAAGACATCAAAGAACATTATGAAGCTAGTTTATGGTGAGTTTGAGATAGGAAACAAATCTAAAAAAGCGAAGGATGAAGAATCTGAATCGGAAGAAGAAGGTGAGGAGCTTGGTGGTCTGTTTAAGAAAGTCACAGATACACAAAAGAAGAAGCATAAAGAAAAGGAAAGATTAGACCTAGAAGAGTGTTCATTCTTCTATTCTTTAGACAAACCAAATCTAAGGGATTGGACTAgtgacacaaacaaacaatatttgatCAACAGCTTTGTTACTGGTAAACGGTCAGCTGATGAGGATGCATCAGAACTATTGAAATTAGATGATGCAAGTGATGGTGAGGATGAAGAGCTGTATGGTGACTTTGAAGATTTAGAAACTGGAGAAAAGCATAAGGCAGAGGAAGATACAGAAACTACAGCTGAACCTGGTTCTAAGAGGAAAGCAGAACCAACCAAATCTGAAATATTAGACAAAAAGTTAAAGTTGAAAGCCAAGTTTGATTCAGAGTATGACAATCCAGATGATCACAGGATAAAAGGAGATCACTCCTACTATGAGAACTTGAAAGCAGAAGCTTTGAAACAATCAGAATTGAATAAATCAGTGTTTGACAACTTAGATAATGGATTGAGGATAGAAGTGGAAGGTTTCAGGCCAGGGCTTTATGTCAGAATGTTGTTCAAGAACATGCCTTCTGAGTTTGTGACCAACTTTGACTCAAGCTATCCAATACTGATTGGAGCTCTCAACATGGCTGAGCAGAACATAGGCTTTGTATCTTGTAAAGTGAAGAAGCACAGATGGTACAAGAAAATACTAAAGACCAATGATCCCCTCATCATCTCGCTGGGGTGGCGACGCTTCCAAACCTTACCCATCTACTCAAAGATAGAGGATGATATGAAATGCAGGTATTTGAAGTACACGCCTGAACATGTCACATGTAACATGCACTTCTATGGTCCCATCACACCACAGAACACAGGCTTCCTAGCATTACAAAGTGTCAATAACAATCCAAATGAAATCAAACAAGTTGGGTTCCGGATAGCTGCTACAGGTAGTGTCAACGAAATTAACAAGTCTACACAAATAGTAAAGAAGTTGAAATTAATCGGTACTCCATTGAAGATATATAAGAAGACAGCTTTCATTAAGGACATGTTCACAACTACTTTAGAAGTAGCGAAGTTTGAAGGAGCTCGAGTTAAAACAGTGTCGGGCATTAGAGGGCAGATCAAGAAAGCTCTGAACAAGCCAGAAGGAGCATTCCGTGCGACCTTTGAAGATAAAATCTTGATGAGTGACATCGTGTTCTGTCGTACATGGTACAAGGTGGATGTGACGAAGTTCTACGCGCCTGTCGTTAACCTACTGCTACCTGTGGGAGCCAAGAACGCCTGGCAAGGAATGAAGACTAAAGGACAACTGAAGAGGGAGAAGAATATTAAGAATGACGCTAACGTTGACTCGTTGTATACTGAAGTGAACAGAGCACCTAAAGTGTTCAAACCTTTGGTGATACCTAAAAACCTGCAGAAAGGTTTGCCGTACAGGTTCAAACCTAAAGAGAAGTCTACTACACTATCAGGCACGAATCCTAAGGATAAGTTCAAGAACAGGATAGCGGTGATCAAGAACCCTGAAGAACAGAAGATCTCGAATGTTATGAAGATGTTGAAAACTAATTACGAGAAGAAGAAGGAAGTACAGAAGGCAGCGACTGCGCTTCGTTTGGAAAAACACAAGAAACAGTTGGAGGAAGAGGAGTGGCGTAAACTGAAGCGACAGAAGGAATTGAAGAAGAAAATATGTAGACATTTAAGTAAAACtggcaataaaaacaaaacgcaaATGTAAACTTCATTGTTTTATTCTACTTTCTGATTTGACACTATGTTGTCGTCTATGTTAACAAGATAGGTTACCTTCGAAAACATGACTCCACACATTTGTATTAGTTCAAAGAGGTCATATTAGTGCACAATACTTACCACCTGCTAGATGTGAGGTTTATGATGCAGCCCTTTCTTCTAATAGGAGGCTTATTATTCGGCTTAATTACTATAATGAATCTGGGGTTCGAACCAGAGCCTCGTACTCGGCAGTTGCACTCGCAGCCACTATCACCGAAGCAGACAATTCAGctttcacaataaatattgaCTTGTAGAACCAGACAAGTAGATATAAATGCACGATATTGTACACTTGGGAACAGGTAGtgtgtaaataaatgaaacaagtAGTTGTATCGTGTAAATTGTATTTACCTCTTATCATTATGCACAACGTATGCCGTCATCGCACTTTTGATAAACGTTTTTACAAACGTACAGATTACACATTAGTACTGATTACATTgctcaaaataaacattgtctAGTTAACAATTTCGTTATGACATCAAAACAATGGCCGTTAGAAGGGATCACCTGTAACGATATACCGATTACCTAGTCAGGGCCAAAGCGATCATTTATAACACGGAAAGCCTTGGAATGTAACGCGAACGGTGACGAGACGCACCCACTCGCGCGCCCTCACTATACAAGCTATGCACACACAGGCCAAATTATATACATATCCAATTGTTTCACTAATAAACATATGTTACAATACTCCTTAACGTGAAGGTAACTTTATTCTTTGGTAGCGCGAGCCACTGGGACTTCGActggaaatatttttgttcgttTCGGTCCGACGTGCGCAGTGCGTCATCGGAGTTGTTGGAATGTGAGAAATTATTCTAGTTATTGTTCGGTCGCGTCCGTTCCAAACTGGCGGTTACTTGGCACTTGTGGAGGTTACTCTCGTTGCTGCTCTACCGGCCGGGCATGTCACACCGCGCGCAACGACCGGTGCAGTGTAACTGGCCCGGCGGTGTATTCGGAACCGGACGATAACGTCTACTAACAGGCTAACAGAGGGGAACATATAAATCGTGTAGAATACAAAGGGACCGCACGGCGGCCATGACACTTCGGCTATACTACGTCATCCAAACGACTTTATACAAAACTTGATTAGCTACGTCGAAAAGCTATAAGTACACTAACAGTTAACTAAATAACCATCTCCACTTGCATTGTATACAAACTTTATGTAGCTAatatatatcatttatttatatattgataATGAAACGATGATGTGTACGTATGATATTGAGTCGCGCTTTATTGACGAGACGTCACCACGGCCGACGACACGACCACGACACGGAGCCGTCGCCTCGCGGCACTAACACTTCCATACATAATTCATCTAAATAAAGTCATTCAATTACACTACAACGTTTGATAGACAGACCGACACAAAGGCCGGGCGGTCGGTCTGTGTCGCACCCCGACAGATGGCGCCGCAGTATACAGCAGTATGTGGCTCGACGACCGGGGACTCAACAATTGTATAATTTAGTAATCATAACAATTTGCACATTGAACGTCAAAACGACGCTCCAAGTGCTTCCGATATTTACCTATCTATAGAGAAAACAACGAGGTGTTTCACAACGATAACGTTTACCTAGATATCATACGACGAGTTGTCTAATTAGTGATATATAGCGTCGAGTACGTAAAGTTCCCCCGGCCCACCCGCGCCCGCGCCGTCACGCTCACAAGCCGCGATACAAAGTAGATAGATACCTCACTTCccaatttattatgaaaaatttcGAAAATGTGCCGCGTCGCATATTGTGGGCTGAGTCAAGTAAGGAATATATGAGCAATGCGGGGTAAGATAGGCGCGAGATATTATAATGTAGTATATGTAGACATCAGCCCACAACATGCGACGCGCGGCGCAACCTTACTCCGAGAATATCCAAATTTTATCTacgattaaaaattaattaattttataaaaaatcacacACCGGTGGCGCCGCGGCCGTCTCTCACCTAACTTTATTAATACTGTTACTCGATAACTATAGCTGAggcctgcgccggcgcacccACGACGACATTACTgaggtaattataataaaccggtatatttcatacatttcctataataacttaataaataataaaatctagttAATAAATAAGCGGTTATCattacaaagtaataatacaataaaaatcctTTCAGTTTTGAACACATCTTAGCTAAATATTGCTATTACACCTACAGTCGATagaaatgataatatttacaatatatttgCTACTCGTTAAAAGATtcacattcaaattaaaatcgCTTTAGCTATACAATCGATAGTTTATTTGATTACCTATTGAAGTGTTTGTTGTAAAACGcttaacaaaatatacctaGCTAAGTCGGAGCTGTCTAGTAGCGAGTTAATAGAATACAAGattacaaaacaatgtaacaacACTGTACATAGACTAGTATCGTACCAGTACCAGTACCACTACATAAAGCTATGTATATACACACCTCGCCGAGGCACTTGGTACACACCCAACTATTCAAACCGACCACTGCGCCATACACTCGACCACGCGACTTAAACTACAACACATGACTAATTGGACAAGTTAAAACTGaacttacattataaaaattcaTTGTGAACATTAttcaaacatataaaataataaattagggTTAAACACGGTGTAGTTGTCGAGTATATGGTGCAGTATCAGTCCAGTATCACACAGGACAGACGCGACAGTGTCGCCCCCTGCCGGCTACAATGTAATCTCTCACAACACAGTAACTTTACGAGTACAGCCGAGCAAACAGCCTGCAACTATATTCCCAACCTTATAcaacataacaatacataaaaatcgtctataaaaaataaaaatcaattcaaaacattttgaaattgtacttttaaaattcaacataatataagttttaagtcaattgaattaaaataggATATAAGTAGAACGCAATACATTGCAGACTGTGGCGTCGACAGAATACAAATGTATATATTAGTTACAATATAACTAATATTTGGCATCAGAGTATGACAATGTTCCCGCGCGCCGTGCCCCCTCCACGATCGTACAAAATGGCAACACGCAGCCTCCCGGACTACACCCGTCGCAACAACGACTGTAGTCGGGGAGCCCGACACTATAAACTATTGCGATATAAGGCTATCTGTTTGTATAGGGGGTCGAGACCACATCTATAtgagaatgaatgaatgtatcGTCACATGGATGTCGGCTCAAGGACAGCCAATATAGCTTCATAACAAGTATACTGTACATCTAAGGGAATACTTTAAGGCGATAATACTTACATTAGTGCGCGAGGGAGCACGGGCCGCGGCGCTAACATACATTTGTTGTATCCGAGTCACAATAAATATCAGATTACAAGTTAAGTACATAAGTCTACAGATTCAGAGCACTTTGTAGTTATAGTGAAGCCTTACTTACCTACAATATACAGTTACGGAGGATATTATTGTTTGTCTATGATAGCATTTTATAGTAGTTCGGTAGATAGAGTTAGATGAAGCGAGCCGAGTATTGAAGTATGTACACGTTGAAGCGTGGTTAGTGGTTACTATAAAATGCCGCCATACCGCACTCCGCGCAACATttgtaccaaataaatataaagttatgtCTGACTACAGCGGGCCGCGCCGCCCACCGGCCCACTACCCGGGGAACCATGTGGCCTGCAACAATTACACGCacagtattacaatatttacttgaGATTAAAAACTGGAGTTTTTTCGTAACCAAGGTATAAGACTGGATGATTTTTGTTTCAATCAAATGATTGGAACAAAAAGTACAACACTCAAAACAGTAAGTCTCTTTATACGTGTTAATTTTTGATTAGGTAATTCAACtggtttcaagctatgctagggGCTCTAGGCTTGAAACTGGTTGAGTTAAAGATAATTTGGCATTTGATAAAGGAGAGACTCATATAGAAAGAAACATGTCGAAGACTTAACGTTAACacgtaacttaaaataagatgTCGATGGACAGTGTAAAGAGTGACATGATTTTTTTTCCGCaggaaaaatcatccgatgacttctccagGGTtaggggagagggagtgtcagactcttactgactgacaTGATGGATGAGTGAGTAGCCGGGTACCTAGTTGAGCGTGTGGTGTCAGGAGGGCGCGGTGTCGTGGTGGCGGGCGGCGCGCTCCGTGCCCGCCGCCAGCAGGCTGCTGAACTCCAGCTCCAGGACCTGGCGCGCCTGGGGGAGGGTACAGTGTTTTTAATTACACCACTTCATAAAACAGAACGTACCAGACGCTACAGCactatgatatttatttttctattcgtCAAATGTTATAGTTAACAATTGAAGGTCAAAaaggaaaactaaaaatcatagCTATATACATTCGAAATCACTTAAGATTTTAAACTGAATAAGCGTTCAGTTTCGCATAGTGAGTAGTTTTTGTAAGTGACAATTTTGAGTAAACCATGAGTGAGTGGCTGTGTACCTGCGTGTTCTGCGTGGGTATCTGCAGCGCGAGCGCCATGGAGTTGGCGTCGAAGTTGTCGTCGAGCGCGATGAGCGCGCCGTGCACGCCGCTCTCCGACAGGTTGTTCGCGTACTCCTGGAACGTACAACATCACAACATTACATTCGGTACTTACTACCATTCGAGGATCATTGCTGGACCACGTAGTCACCACACATCACTAAAAACCACTTATGATTGGCCAGCAATAAATTAAGtaaccatttttttaataacttaaccATCTTGATTCAGTTGGGAAAgaatttcagactcttactgattaaaaaccaccctatttcTAATCCCGCTTCGaaccggagcaccggtaacccgTTTAGCAACCCGCCGAACATCACTCAACATCACTCATTACTGGGCCCAATCTGATTCACCATTAAAGTGGAGATAGTACCGAATATGAATAGTTTCTCCAAATCCTGCAGCGGTCCATACCTTGAGGTTGATGGAGACGAGCCAGCGCTGCAGTCTCTCGTTGGTCCACACGAGCACGTCCCTCGTGCCCATCTCCGCGGCGCGCCGTCTCTCTTCTAGCGCTCGCACGCTGTAGCCGACACGCTTCAGACACGCTACGCCGAAGTGCAGAGATGTCCTACACACACAAATATACCAATTATCACCACTTGATCAACGATTTACTAGGTCCCTATATTTAAAAACCCCAATGTGGCTTCAAACTGTTCGAGTTTCACTGAATTAGCATAcgtaagttgtaaataatgagTCAATTTCACGATTGTTCTCATACAAAAAAGTGTAACTGTAGAATGTAGAATGAAagtaatgaaacaatgaattacCTATGAAAACTGTCAACCATTTTGAGTTGCGTCCTAAGGTCCCTCTTGGTGAGGTGCTCCAACATCCGCGCGTCCACCAAACACTCCATAAACGTAGTTCTGTATTGAGGTAAACCTGGAATAGGGAATAAACAATATGTTcacaaaatgtaatataaacttGACGACACGATGCACTTTAATAAACACTTAGAAAGGACTAGAATCAGTTTTCTTCTCGTCCTTATCTCATGtctttctatttattatacaaaatcaaACGTCGACTACAAAGATGAAAACTACTAATTTGCTAGGTTATTTAGACTTTAGAGTTAGACTACTCATTTTTAAACGATTTAAAACAActaggaggttctcaatttgtttctaattttaagttaatcaacgaattacataattatcatgAATCATGCACCAGTTTGCTATTAGTAAAGTAAGTATGTGTGACCTAGCGAGGGCAGCCAGACGTTCCCGATCCACTCGTGGTTCATGTCCCCGAAGGCGAGCGCGGCGCAGGCCGTGCCGCGCGGCGCCGACGGAGACGTCAGCGACACCATCTCCTGGATCGCCAGCCGCAGCTTCAGCCGGTGCAGCGGGTTGCTGATACCTGGACAGAACGTTACGTTGTACTTCAATGGAAAAGTTAAAGGCGTGCATGACTAAAAATACAAGAAGGTTGATTTACTAAAAGTTGGTGCTAGCTCAGGAAGGTTTCAAACGTCACAAAGTTATAAGTCTTCTAGATTTGCGAACGTCCAATTGTCCATGGACAGCATAGAAAGCTTACTATCTATACAGATCAGGTTAATCACATACTAGTTTGTCCCATTCAATAAAAGGGTAAGgtgttttttattagtattctaTGGAACTATTAGCAATATAATTTCTTGCCCATTcaatgttatgtaataattataatatctttaaCATTCCAAGGCATGGCATACCGATCTCCCTCTGTATCTCCTGGTCGGAGAGCGCGGACATGATGGCGCCGGACTTGACGTTGGCCCGGCAGGCGGCCACGTACCAGGCCGGCATGCCCACCCACAGCTCGAGCCACGCCACCACGGTGGGCCCGTTCCACAGCGCGAACGGCGTGCCCGCGCGCATCGCCTCGCCCAGCAACTCGTGACGGTAGTCGCGGTCTCTGTGCCACGATACAATTACCACCGTTTAGTTAACTATCACTGTTGTTTAACAtcaaaataggtatttaaatagTATTAACGGCTGACTAACTGACTGCCTCGATGGTCGCGTGGTGAATGTGACCATATATTCATGAAAAGGGTAGTCTTCCTATGTGAAATGTAGTAGACGTTGTTTAATTTCATCACCATGGCAACTGACATGTATTAATTGCAAATTGAATTGACAAGCCTTTGAGAAACTGGGGAGCTGTCAGATTATTCAGACGAGATGTAATATACTGACTTGCTCTTAGTCCTGGCGTAGTCCTGATGCGACATGGGCGCGTGTGGCATGGGGGCGTGCGGGGTCATGGCGTCGCTGCTGGACGGGTCGTCCGCTAGAGACGACAGACCCAGGGACGACACTGACGATAGCGACCGGGGACTCTGGCCTTGTTGGAGCTGTGGAGATAAGATGATAAGAACTATGGAATCCAGTAAAGATATGCTATGTGAATGTTAAAGAAATGTTAGACACTTAAGCTATAAGTGCTAATTCCTCATTTTCATCGCGTCCGTTCCTGTCAGAGTAGTCTTAATCATACGTTAATTTCACAACTCATGTAATTCTTACCACACTGCAGTTTTTTTGTCCTGTCATAAAGCGGACAATtcattgcagtttttttttgagtttgAGCTCTTATACCTCCTCTCTTCTCTTACTACAACTCATTCCATAGTAGTACCTTTTCAACGTATGACGAATAAAACTGCTAATAACAGTACAACAATAAACTAACCGGCATCCCAGCCTTTTCCTTTTTGCTGAAGAACCGTCCGAGCGAGCTCTTGATGCCGCGCTTCTTCTGCTGGTGCATGGAGGCGATGGAGGCGGCGGAGGCGGCGCCGGCGCGCGAGGAGCCGGCCGGCCCGCCCCACGCGCTGGCCACGCCGCCGCCCAGCGACGACGCCATGCCGCCCAGCGACTCCTGCGACGAGCTCGACGATATGTTGCTGCGGACGGATGCGTAATGTCAGTTATTGTTCAATATCTAGTAGAAAAGTTAAGGGTAGCTGTGCTTTAATGTTAATCGTGGTTAAGTTTGGTTATAAGTTTGAACatacaaaaacttaattataagCTGAACTTGTGTGCCCTTATCGCTTTTTAAGctcttaaacaaaaacatttagcAGTTACATTGTATAGAAGTGCTCCTAGCAACTTTTTACGGACcaattattatacttaagtagaatatttaaattaagccTTATTACGCTTCAAATTAGACACtacatcaatttattttctttgtgtcTCCTCTAGCTCTTTTCCCTGATAAAGCCGTGCTAtatcaaaacaacataaaacgtCTAGCTAAAATGGAATTACTAAGTGTTATAGCCGATATAGAAGTCTACTATGGAATCAGGGATCACACacatattagaaaatattaaaaacataccaTTTTTACTTTACATTCCAAATTCAACGATGTTGGGTGAACACAATTAGTAATtccattttgttaaatattttagaccacatttattttataaaaagtttaaataaataatcacaaagAAAATGCATGCAAGTTCAAGTTAACACCACATAAAGCTGAAAGTCTTGACACATTGTTCTTCCAAGTTCCACGTCTTTTGCGAGAACCTGACTAATTTAAGGATTACATATTTTTCAAGGCACGTTCACACTTTACTCTGTATTGTGCATTTATAACGAATAAGGCACATAATAGAGGTGCGTTATTTGACCTTCTTTCTTACACACAATAATTTTACtctcatataattttatatgtagctGGCAGATTTGACGAGGCAGGGATGGTGGAACAGGTAACTATCAACAATCCTATACATATTGGACTTAAGGCAGAGTCTGTGCGGTACGTAGTTGAACAATGTGTCTGGACAGTCACACCACAGGTGAGCCAGGTTCACTTGTGAGTGGAACACGGGTTTGGTTCCCGCGAGAGACAGAGGCTGAGACCTGTGCATGGGGATCCGTGCGAGGCTGCCCGACATTATCGACGTCCTGGTTGCGTGGAAAGGAAAGTTGTTAGCTGttagtattttgttagttttacatACTATAAAgttagtatattttgttaattacaaTGTATGCACTAATCTAGTATCATGTCGATCAGTAAAATATCCTCCGTAAATCACCGacaaataagtttattaaatatAGAGTTATTCATAAAAGCATCATACACTCAATGCGCATCTTGCGCAAAGATCCTTGTGTTTTGCGCAAATATTAATGCGCACTGCGCAACGTGAAAACTGTTAGCACCAGCCATTATTAGTACTTTTAACCGTCAGTTGAGTAAACTTTTACTGAAAA contains:
- the LOC118276205 gene encoding ribosome biogenesis protein BMS1 homolog is translated as MADENVFDKKKSHRAKQAGRKAEKKKNKNKVDQSNLSARQRNPKAFAIQSAVRAERQFRRREDVIAKKQHIPQVDKTPLEPPPIVVAIVGPPRVGKTTLINNLIKSFIKTNVTNTNGPITIVTSKKRRITLIECNNDVNSMIDIAKCADLVLLLCDASFGFEMEIFEFLNICQVHGMPKIMGVLTHLDMIKNAKTLKTTKKTLKHRFWTEVYPGAKLFYLSGIIHGEYLRNEIKNLSRFISVMKFRPLSWRMTHAYVLADRLEDITSQELIRKDAKVNRDVVLYGYVRGVPLMKESSVHIAGVGDMKISELSYLPDPCPLPSSEKKRHLMERERQIYAPFSGVGGIVYDKDAVYIELQGSHSHKKEDEETNEKKALLKNVVETKETVDEQMQESGFQLFSGGAVIYPDMVKDDEYLQQNKKAESDSSDSEDEGNDSDDDSGIDEKKEKKNKLPWDNDNSEAGSDDEGDDNDDDEEMSVDGDDKDKGDMSDDGSDSDEEPQTDFGMKWKEKLGEKATEAYLERQKTSKNIMKLVYGEFEIGNKSKKAKDEESESEEEGEELGGLFKKVTDTQKKKHKEKERLDLEECSFFYSLDKPNLRDWTSDTNKQYLINSFVTGKRSADEDASELLKLDDASDGEDEELYGDFEDLETGEKHKAEEDTETTAEPGSKRKAEPTKSEILDKKLKLKAKFDSEYDNPDDHRIKGDHSYYENLKAEALKQSELNKSVFDNLDNGLRIEVEGFRPGLYVRMLFKNMPSEFVTNFDSSYPILIGALNMAEQNIGFVSCKVKKHRWYKKILKTNDPLIISLGWRRFQTLPIYSKIEDDMKCRYLKYTPEHVTCNMHFYGPITPQNTGFLALQSVNNNPNEIKQVGFRIAATGSVNEINKSTQIVKKLKLIGTPLKIYKKTAFIKDMFTTTLEVAKFEGARVKTVSGIRGQIKKALNKPEGAFRATFEDKILMSDIVFCRTWYKVDVTKFYAPVVNLLLPVGAKNAWQGMKTKGQLKREKNIKNDANVDSLYTEVNRAPKVFKPLVIPKNLQKGLPYRFKPKEKSTTLSGTNPKDKFKNRIAVIKNPEEQKISNVMKMLKTNYEKKKEVQKAATALRLEKHKKQLEEEEWRKLKRQKELKKKICRHLSKTGNKNKTQM